From the Corynebacterium sp. P3-F1 genome, the window ACGGCTCCCGCCGGGCTGGGCGTGGGGGTCTGCGTGCGGGCGGAGCTCCAGGGCGCGGTCGACACCCGGGAGTGCGTAGCGCAGGAGAAGGACGAGGAAGTAGGCGGTCAGCGCGACCATGAGGACCCAGCTGGGGGCGAGCACGGCGACGACCACGGCGATGGCTGTGGCGGTCAGGGGCAGGGAGAAATCCTTGTTCGAGGTGAAGGACTCGTAGGCGAGCACCACGAAGAGGGCGGTGAGGGCGAAGTCCATGCCTTTGACCTCCGGCGGGATGACCACCCCCAGAAGCGCGCCAGCGATTCCGGGAAGGACCCACAGAAGCTGGCAGACGATCTGCACGGTAAGGATGCGTGTGCCGGACAGGCTGGCGCGGGTGGACGGGGGGAGGGAGGAGATGACGGCGTAGGTTTCGTCGGTGAGCGCGTATGTGGAATACGCGCGTCCGAGCAGTGACGAAATGCGGTGGCGGGGGAATGTGAGCCCGTAGAAGATGTGGCGGAAATTCACCATGAACCCGGTGACAGCGGCGGACATGGGGCCGACACCCGCGGTGACGAGCTGAACCGCAAGGAATTCCATCGAGCCGGCGTAAATCACCACCGAGAAGATGGGGGTCCACCACCAGGCGAAACCTGCCTGTGTCATGACCAGGCCGAACGCCAGGCCGAGGGGAATGAGACCCAGGCCGACAACCCAGAGGTCCTTCAACGCGGCGCGGATCTCCTCACCCATGCACTAGTTGTCCTCGAGGTCCGCGGGGAACGTGGAGAACAACGGCAAAGGCATCGGCTGGCGGCGCAGCACGTCGCTGTACAGATCGGATGCGGCAGGGGCGATCACATCGGTGGGGAGGGCAGGGGCGACGTACCAGTCGCCGCGTTCGATCTCCTCGTCGAGCTGCCCCGGAGCCCATTCGGCGTAGCCGGAGAAGACACGCATGCCTTCAAGCAGGCCGGCGACGCTTGCAGGTTCCGCCTGCAGATTCACATGAACCAGGCGGTTAGCCAGCCGGGTAAACTCCGGGTGGTCCTCGATGACGGTGCCGGTGGCGGTCATCCCGACAGCGATCGCGGCCTGGGGGCGCAG encodes:
- a CDS encoding AzlC family ABC transporter permease, with the protein product MGEEIRAALKDLWVVGLGLIPLGLAFGLVMTQAGFAWWWTPIFSVVIYAGSMEFLAVQLVTAGVGPMSAAVTGFMVNFRHIFYGLTFPRHRISSLLGRAYSTYALTDETYAVISSLPPSTRASLSGTRILTVQIVCQLLWVLPGIAGALLGVVIPPEVKGMDFALTALFVVLAYESFTSNKDFSLPLTATAIAVVVAVLAPSWVLMVALTAYFLVLLLRYALPGVDRALELRPHADPHAQPGGSREG
- a CDS encoding YqgE/AlgH family protein — its product is MAEFFYADRLFTALERETPAPGMLLVAAPGMLAEDFARTVILLIDVSPDATFGVILNRRSEVAVHSVLPEWLPEVAKPQALYIGGPLRPQAAIAVGMTATGTVIEDHPEFTRLANRLVHVNLQAEPASVAGLLEGMRVFSGYAEWAPGQLDEEIERGDWYVAPALPTDVIAPAASDLYSDVLRRQPMPLPLFSTFPADLEDN